From the Juglans microcarpa x Juglans regia isolate MS1-56 chromosome 7D, Jm3101_v1.0, whole genome shotgun sequence genome, the window TTGCAAAGAACCCAATCAGCTTTATGATTGGAGAATTGTTCCACAGCCATGTCAAAGAAAGCTGGGTAGGATCCCAAATTAGAAATGAAGGACGTACGGCATGTCCTGAGGTTCAAGAGATGGCGAACAAGGAAGCAGATCGAACTTCTGGCTCTGAAACAGGGAGTTTCAGCTCTCCTTTGGAGGCATGGTAGTATATAATATCAACGTCACAAGATTGAGAGAAAAACGGAGCCCCGAATAACCAAACTTTTTTGCTACGTCTAGAGCCCAAGACAAGAAAGCATCATAAACGATACAGTCATGAACCGGGCAGCCTGAGATAGGATTGGACATTCTCTGCTTGCGCTCTTCCGCCTTCGTCATAGCCATCGGAGATGCTGATCTCGATCGTAATGGAGCTGCCTTCTTTTTGTATGTTCTCTGCATGGAGATGAAGTGGGTGGTAACCAGAGTAACTTCCACTCCTTTGTGCTTCAAACGCTTGGAGAATTCCACCATAGGATATTAATGTGTCCTTGAATTGGATAGGCTAAGATTAAACAATGAGCTCTGCTGGCAATCATATCCTACTCCATTTTTGGACGCAAAACTTTCAGATCTCTCTGTGTTTAAGTTTCTTTTGCCCGTTTACTTCATCATTTTCCATGGTAACTATATTCACTTGGAAATCCAAATCAGCATGAAAGAACACTCAACAGAGAACAGAAGACTAACGGTGCATATTCCGGCCAACTGATTAGGTCCCAGGAGTATGAAGTACTGCGCATGCAATTTGTACACGAAATTTGTTGTTGACTCGTGTGGACTTTATATATGAGTTGGGTTGGACTTGTACACTGAAAAAAAGCATTggatatatgattttaaataaatgttggacgagagaaattaaaatagatgcGATAGcaactcaataatatataattcgcAAAGATAAACCAGTACTACTGTAAAATGCTTACAATACCCGGAAAGACTTTagcttataaaaaatcaaattcaaattacTCACTTTCAAATATATGATCAGAATTTTCTATAACTTCTTGACCCCTGAATCAAGTTTTAcaattcaaagagagagagacatgctACGTGGAGAAATAATATACAATACTTGGAAAGGCTTTAGCTTATCATGggaatgatttgtacaaatactaaatagataagtcttatataaactattgtaaaaaagtagaccacACCTAACTACTTTTTAATACACCATCCCTTGTGTATTAAGCTAGGGATAGTGACAATGAACATAGATCGTGTGCCCTTTGCATAGTGTCCACAGAGATTAAAAGgtagaaatgttattttattcttaattcGGTGCGTAGAATACGTATTCCATCTATATCGGTACTTAAatggtaatatttaatttgtaatatttaaattttaaaatttatcttttaaattaaattatattatataaacaccCAATTAGATGAAGTTATTCCcaccaacttataaatataaattttctaaaatgtaTCTCAATTCATGGACCTACATACCGTTCCTTTATCAAAGATCTGTCATAATTTAACTATATATGAGTACTGCTAGAGCTACCGCCGGTAGCATTGGAGCTACCAATAGCTTtagtatgtgtttttttaattattttttacagagatttttttaatactttttaatatttttaaaaaataaaataaatttagaacattattaaaaaatacttgtttaatcctaaagtaaaaaaaaaaatcattaaaaaactaaaaaattattattttattttatttcgtggttaagaaagtattttttaatgatattatgaatttttttatttatttttaaatatttaaaattattaaaaaatttatataaaaaaaataactaaaaatacaCATTCTAGAGCGAGCATTATTCTCAGCGTAAATTATGACATTTGACTTGCAGGGTTACACAAGTACGGCCTTTGTTATAAGCCGAAATTATTACACATTGCAGTTAAGCTGCTGCCAAAAATACTTTTGGATCGGAATTAATGGAAGCGAAGATCTGGCTAGCTAGCTACGGCAAACCAGCAACCAGTTTAGCTACAAATTCTTCAATGTTTTTGTCAGAACTTCCACCTTTGTCAACAGCCTCTTTTGCCAATTTTCTCCATTTGAAGgcatttttctttatctcttctcctctctctccttccattATCTCCCTTATGCAGTGCGCCGCTGCTTCTCGCCTCACTAACCCTTTCTCATCCACCGGAGCTTTAAgtcccatcttccaaaaatccaTAATATACTTTGCATTCGTGCTTTGGTCTGTCCATTGTGGCATTGCCACCATTGTAACGCCCAAGCTCATGGCCTCCAACGTAGAGTTCCACCCACAGTGTGTCACAAAGCATCCCACCGCCTCGTGTGCTAAAACCTCCAACTGAGGACACCATCCAACCACTAATCCCTTCTCCGACGTCTCCTCCACAAAGTTTTTGGGGAGCTTTGCCTCTTCTGAGGCCCTGACCACCCACAAGAAATAGTTGTTGCTCATCCTCAGACCCCATGCTAGTTCTTGCATTTGCTCAGCCTCAAGAGCAGCCATACTCCCGAAAGAAACATAAACAACCGACCCTTTTGGACGATCATTTAACCATTTCACGCAGGCATCGGTGTTTGGTTTAAAGATTTCGAAACCATAGTCTACGTCACCTTCAAGCCGCTTGTCTAAGAACATTGATGGAATAGTTGGCCCCACTGTCCTCAATGGCATTATCTTTGACATCCAATCTACCGCCTACAAAGATATTGAGAAACCGATCAAATATTGCAAGCCTAAAAATCTgtcaaatccaaataaaaaacaatatattttaacttctaTATCCCTTTCCTCTCCCAAAAAAAgagtgaagaagaaagaagaaaacaaaagatcatCATTgaaatgcaagaaaaaaaataaaaaagagttcaGGAAACTAAATAGTGCACAAGCTCCAGTTAACATGCTTACCTCTTGCTCCAGCTCATAAAACGTGTTGCAAAGGACCCAATCAGCTTTGTGAACATTGGAGAATTGTTCCAAATTCACGTCAAAGAAAGCTGGGTAGGATCCCAAATTATAAATGAAGGACGGCATGTCCTGAGGTTCAAGAGGTGGCAAACCAGGAAGCAAAATTTCTGGCTCCGATAGAGGGAGTTTCAGCACTCCTTTGTGGACATGGTGGTATATAATATCAACAGCACAGGCTTGAGTGAAAAACGCAGCCCCAAATAACCCATACTTTTTGGCTATGTCTAGAGCCCAAGGCAAGACAGCATCGTAAACAATACAGTTAACAGGGCAGCCTGAGCTAGAAAGTTTCTCGAGGAGCTGCGTCAGAGTCTGCGACCCCACTCGACGAAAGCGCTCAAAGTAGGACTGGATGTTCTCTGCCTGCGCTATCCCTCCTTCGTCATAGCCGTCGGAGATGGCCTCGAGTGCAATGGGGCTGGCTTCTTTATGCATGTTCTTGGAGATGAAGTGGGTGGTAACAAGTGTAACTTTTACTGATCCTTTGTGCTCCAAGCGCTTGGAGAATTCGAGCAAGGGATTAATGTGTCCTTGAGCTGGATAGGCTAAGACTAAACAATGAGCTCTGGACGCACTTGTTTCCTTCTCCATTTTCGCAGACACGTCGAGCTTCGAAATCTCTAtctcacacactctctctctctctctctctgtgggtgtgttggtgcatgtttagcacaatttttatagaatatttgtGGTGGTTGTGAGCTGTCAATAACTTTTTTACGACTATttcataattcattttataattaattaatataatatcgTTCAAATTAAAGCTTTGcttaaaatgttttttattttgagaaataagcgCCAACtatcacttcattaaaaatgtaTATCATGTTTATTAAACTacctttatttattataaaattataaaagaatcgtaaattgatatttttttttatttgaatcagTCCTAAATTTGGACATGTATACCACATTTTAAGTGATCGTGTGACGTCATGTTTTCGAAAGGtcagagagttagctcttatttCACAAGAAcatctttaataataaataataaataaacaaaaattttacaaaatgcttaatttatttgttcaatCCGAAAAATCTGTATGCTTCCACATAAATGctaaacaaaaatctcaatgtaacaaataacatctccacaaagacctaaattattcataacttgacgTATCAAAATAACCGCTagagataaaactactaaatatgatcCTCTAAAATACTCGTACTCTTAGCACTCAAtcatctatgatcatcagaCTGTTCTAATACTTCATATTCTTGTTCTTCTATTagatcataaaaatatctgaaaaatgttatagaGATAAGGagtgtttttttaattcttttttacagagatttttttaatacttttttatatttttaaaaaataaaataaatttagaacattattaaaaaaatttcttaatcataaagtaaaaaaatcattagaaaaataaaaattattttttcattttacttcatgattaaagaaatattttttaatgacattataaatttttttatttttttaaatatttaaaattattaaaaaattatataaaaaaatatttaaaaaatatataaaaaaacacatactaAAACTAGCGATAGCTCGCAGCCAGCGGTGGCTCTAATATCATTCTTAGCGTAAATTATGACATTAGACTTGCAGGGTTACACAAGTACGGCCTTTGTAATAAGCCGAAATTATTACACATTGCAGTTAAGACTGCTGCCAACAACCAGTTCAGATACAAACTCTTCAATGTTTTTGTCAGAACTTCCACTTTTGTCAACTGCCTCTTTTGCTAATTTCCTCCATTGTAAGgcattttccttttatctcTTTCCCTCTCTGCCCCTCCATTATTTTCCTTGTGCAATGCTCTGCTGCTTCTCGCCTAACTATCCCTTTCTCATCAACTGGCGCTTTAAgtcccatcttccaaaaatccGAAATATACTTTGCATTCGTGCTTTGGTCTGTCCGTTGTGGTATTGCCACCATGGGAACACCGAAGCTCAGGGCCTCCAACGTTGAGTTCCACCCACAGTGTGTCACAAAGCATCCCACTGCCTCGTGTACTAAGACCTCCAACTGAGGACACAATTCAACCACTAATGCCTTCTCCGACGTCTCCTCCACAAAGTTTTTGGGGAGCTTTGCCACTTCTGAGGCCTTGACCACCCACAAGAAATAGTTGTTGCTCATCCTCAAACCCCAAGCTAGTTCGTGCAATTGCTCAGCTTCTAGAACGATCAAACTCCCGAAAGAAACATAAACAACAGACTCTTTTGGACAATCATTTAGCCATTTCAGGCAAGAATCGgtgtttggtttgaaaattCTGAAACCATAGTCTTCGTTACCTTCAAGCCGCTTGTCTAAGAACATTGATGGAATAGTTGGCCCCACCGTCCTCAATGACATTATCTTTGACATCCAATAATCCACCGCCTACAAAGATATTTAGAAACCGATCAAATATTGCAAGCCTAAAAATCTgtcaaatccaaataaaaaacaatatagTTTAACTTCTATATTCCTTTCCTCtcccaagaaaagaaaagagagaagaagaaagaaaagagaagaaagaagaaaataaaagatcatcATTGAAAGGCAagaaaaacataacaaagaGTTCAGGAAACTAAATAGTGCACAAGCTCCAGTTAACATGCTTACCTCTTCCTCCAGCTCATAAAACGTGTTGCAAAGAACCCAATCAGCTTTGTGAACACTGGACGGCATGTCCAGTGTAACTTCTACTCCTCTGTGCTTCAAACGCTTAGAGAATTCCACCATAGGATTAATGTGTCCTTGAGTTGGATAGGCTAAGGTTAAACAATGAGCTCTGCAGGCACTCGTCTCCTTCTCCATTTTTGGACACAAAATTTGAGTGTTTGAAATCTCTCtgtttgagtttattttattgggtttgcaATAATTATACGTAGGAATCTTGGATCGAGACAAAGTATagctcactatatatatatatatatatatatatatgtataaaggATACTGCTACGGAATCCACGCTTTATACCAATAATTGACCGATTTGCAACACGTGacgattaaaaatattataaaacaaaaaaaatcattttagattttaataccGCATTCCATCGTACCTCCCTCATCTCGCTCCCTCCAGTACAGAATCAGAGAGTTCGTCCGACGCCATCCTTCCATCTGCACGACAGAGATCTTTTTCCGGCAAAAACCTTTGTTCCCAGCCTACTTCCCTCCTGTtaagggtgtaaatttaaaccagtAAATTAGAAAATCGGACGGAACCAGACTGGTTGGTCCGGAACCAGttcctatattttaaaaatcgatAGGAATCGGTCCGGTTTCGATTCCGTAGTTTTcgggaccgaaccggaccgaaccaaacctgttgaaaaaatatatatataaattaattttatatattatacaaaatattttatatatatataagttttatatataatatataattatatatcatatatgaaataatttcatattataatttataaattataaaatgaaatgttaatcttaaatataaacatttgtaatttgtttgattatatgttattaatataattatatatacgataatgttattataatttataaaataaaagtttaatcttaaagatgaaaatttaattgatcatatgctttaaatataaaaaatatatattaaattattaataacattttatcataagaggtaacactttattatatatttttacattttaaaaaaaccggaAAACGGGATCGGATAGGACCGGAAAAGGGTAAAACCGGAGATACCagtttaggaggataaccggggcgtaatcggttttgaaaaatgtaaaactggtatataccggttcggtcttaaattttgtctaaaaccggatcggaccggaccggttacacccctatctCCTGCCTCCCTCGCTCTCACATGAATCCGAGCTGTaagttttgttttcttccaattttttgtttacatttCAAACAAGTCATTACTAGATATTGTTGTGGTTTGTCTTTGAtgttaaaataatgaaatatttttagtggCTATTTTTCTGAATGTTAAGGTTATCCTATTGCAGTCCACCTATTACATGGAGAAATGATTTACAATACTCGAAAAGACTTTAGCCTATCTcaaagaaatgatttgtacaagctcCAAATAGATAAACTATATACGAAcccttgtaaaaaaatagactccaccttaaaaaagtgtaaaaaaaactattctttattagtaggactcaattttttaaatggCTTTTATGTCGCatgtctatttgagacttagCATTACCCCTCCAAATTATAAAACGtgtttagattaaaaagttgaaaattaaaatttccaaattataaaacgtgtttagattaaaaagttgaaaattaaaatttccaaattataaaacgtgtttagattaaaaagttgaaaattaaaattatagagGTGGCTTATTTTTGGCTGGTCCTCAGTACCACGAGAAAGTGATTTTAACTTACAAGAAGTAATAGGCTGTGACCTTTTAATCGATGATAATCTGGGTATTATTAATGGATTATGGAGATACCTACCTCTAAATTAAGGGGTAAAAAACTCAGAGAAGAAAAACATGAAGGCAGCAAATCATTAATTCAGCGTATAAGGTTTGGTCGTAAccaattaatattttacaaaacatGAATTTTGTACCATTTTCGAATGCTACAGATCAGagttttgataaaattgttttcaagatttgaaattaGGTCATTTCTTACACTCTAATGGTACTTAATTATTAGAGTAACCTAAAACAGTAATCTTATGGTAAGagtatacataaaataaattaagaaaaattatattcataagcctagctcatacaccacacaccttttttgattttttttttaattcttttttcttaccaaatgtgtggtacatggatgataagtagaagaattcaattgttttaagaagaattaaacaaaaaaaattaagaaaaaaacttgtggtgtgtggtgtatgtgACTTATGAATAACAATACTCATAAATTAAATATGTAGCAGAagagatgaaaataataattatataatattaatgttttctgAATCATGTGAAGATAACTACAagtgtcatattatatatatatatatatatatatatatatatatattatatagtgatTCCAATCGTTCGACTTAATAAACACAATATCATACTTTAATATTCACCATGACGCCTTTGATCAAATTAAACTCGTTTTGCATTTGTTTCGAATATGAAACAACAGTGAAGGGCTTCCAACGGCTACAAAACGATTAGTTTCTAGTTAAATTCATGTCTGAATGATAGCCAAAATTGATTAGTCTTTAATTCAGGATCATAATTGTGTGGAGCCAATCATGTATAGACAACTCATTCTATGTACATTTcaaagttttgattttcttccaaaaatttggattttttttttttcctaaacaagGAGGGTAAAGAAGGAAAGATAATATAATACTCATGCTAGATCTTTACACCCTTTTGTATTAAGCTAGGGATAGTGGTAATGAACATAGATTGTGTGTCCTTTGCATAGCGTCCACAGAGATTAAGTAAGAGgtagaaatgttattttattctcGGTGTGTACAGCACGTACACCATACTTAAAcggtaatatttaatttgtaatatttagattttaatacttatcttttaaattaaattatattatataaacaccatattagatataaattttctaaaatgtaTGGCCAGTACTCGTCTACCAAACCATGCACTTGAAAATAAACTTCTTCCCGTACTCAAGGACATGGTTTTTGTACCGATAGAAGTCATGTAAacgatttatttttatttatttttgtttcacttttgaatttttataatatcattttttgttcgtacagaaaaaaagaaaaaaaaaagaaaagacagagAGATTCGATCAGCCATTCGATTCACTTTGTTAGTCAAATTAGCAACTATGGTGGTGGATTGATAAGCCATATTTGTGATCATTCCggttttacttttataaataaaagtaggTGATGGTCTCGAGTGCAATGGGGCTGGCTTCTTTATGCATGTTCTTGGAGATGAAGTGGGTGGTAACAAGTGTAACTCTTACCGATCCTTTGTGCTCCCAACGCTTGGAGAATTCGAGCAAGGGATTAATGTGTCCTTGAGCTGGATAGGCTAAGACTAAACAATGAGCTCTGGACGCACTTGTTTCCTTCTCCGTTTTcgcagacacacacacacactcactctctctctgtgtgggtgtgttggtgcatgtttagcacaatttttatagaatatttgtGGTGGTTGTGAGCTGTCAATAACTTTTTTACGACTAtttcttaattcattttataattaattaatataatattgttcAAATTAAAGCTTTGCTTGAAATGTtctttattttgagaaataagcgCCAACtatcacttcattaaaaatgttATCCAGTTTATAAAACTacctttatttattataaaattataagagaatcgtaaattgatatttttttatttatttgaatcaGTTCTAAATTTGGACCTATATACCACCTTTAAGTAAgagtgtcaaatcgtgttaacgggtcgtattTGTATCGTATCAATGTatgtacattacacttaatGGATACTCACAAACATAATCCGTTAAGGATTTCGtatcaaaatttcaaactcgAACAAAACATGATAAGATAACGGGTTGATAGAcacaacccgttatgacccgttaatgaataagaaataaattgacacgacacgacatgACCCGTTCCGTTTCAACCCGTTAATGTTAATGGGTTGAATAGACACGATACGACACGACTTGTTTGacttaattgattttatataaatatttaaatataaataatatctataaaaaaataaaaaactaactacaagtctaaaattacaataaaaacagATATGAtctacacaatttgtaataatattcattattaaaattacatccaaaataaaataaacaatgtaaatatattaatgttacaatctcaaatataataaaaaattaaaaatacaaatataaacaaatttagaatttgaagaaggaaTTAGAACGTCCTCCTTGCCCTTTAGGTCTaaggatataaatgtaaatttaattttcttaacgggtcataacgggttgacccgttagtgacctgttaagcaatcgtgtcttaacgggtcaacctgttttAACCCGATCCCGTTAAAactaaaccctaacccgcttttatcgtgtcgtattCGTATTGAATTAAcggatcgtgtcacatattgtcacccctaCTTTTGAGTGATCGAATCTTTCGATTCACATCGACAATTATTGTGTACACGGCTAAAGTCATGGaagagtaatttttttatatgggtatcatttttactcactttttttaaaaagagtatacAGTATTTACACATTtcataactgtaaatattatttcttgtcATAGAATGATCGAATCGTACGACCCCAGTAGTTTCAACCTAATCATGTTACAATTAGATCTAGTCATTTTAGAATGgttaattagtatttttttaatggttaagaatgtttaaaaaaaaaaaacc encodes:
- the LOC121239214 gene encoding mogroside IE synthase-like, whose protein sequence is MEKETSASRAHCLVLAYPAQGHINPLLEFSKRLEHKGSVKVTLVTTHFISKNMHKEASPIALEAISDGYDEGGIAQAENIQSYFERFRRVGSQTLTQLLEKLSSSGCPVNCIVYDAVLPWALDIAKKYGLFGAAFFTQACAVDIIYHHVHKGVLKLPLSEPEILLPGLPPLEPQDMPSFIYNLGSYPAFFDVNLEQFSNVHKADWVLCNTFYELEQEAVDWMSKIMPLRTVGPTIPSMFLDKRLEGDVDYGFEIFKPNTDACVKWLNDRPKGSVVYVSFGSMAALEAEQMQELAWGLRMSNNYFLWVVRASEEAKLPKNFVEETSEKGLVVGWCPQLEVLAHEAVGCFVTHCGWNSTLEAMSLGVTMVAMPQWTDQSTNAKYIMDFWKMGLKAPVDEKGLVRREAAAHCIREIMEGERGEEIKKNAFKWRKLAKEAVDKGGSSDKNIEEFVAKLVAGLP